The DNA sequence GCGGTATCCACGGGCGCACGGGTGACGATGATGGGAACCTTGGCCTTCACACAGGTCAGGGACCACGGCAGATGGACCGTGCTGACCAGCTCATAGCAGGTgctcatgatctcgccgtcccgGGTGCCGCTGCTCACGGACAGCACCTGCGGGAGGTTGAGGGTGCTGACGATCTTGGTGGTGTCGAAGGGCGCGATCTGGGTGTTGGCCTCCTGCCGGAGCAGCTCGCTGCTGTCCTCCCGCGACCGCCGCTCCGCCTTGGGGGTGAAGCCCTCGTACCGCACGTGGGCGTAGAGGGCGAAGACCACCGTCTTGATGCGCTTGCCGGTGTGGTTGCTGATCTCCGTGGTGAAGACAATTCCCTCCCCCGGTGCGAAGATGTTCTTTTCCATCTGGATCTGAAGGCGGATGGTCCCCTGGATGCAGCAATTGTACGAGACTTTCTTCTCAGCCTCCACCAACAGAGGGTTCTGCAATCGGGGAGGATGGGCAACCGTGAGGGGTCACGGCCACGGGATCCGCTCGCCTGCCTAACGTTCCTCCACCATAGCTCCTGCAAGCCTGGAACCGCTGGGACTCTCCTAAGTAGGA is a window from the Leopardus geoffroyi isolate Oge1 chromosome A2, O.geoffroyi_Oge1_pat1.0, whole genome shotgun sequence genome containing:
- the ARRDC5 gene encoding arrestin domain-containing protein 5 isoform X3; its protein translation is MTSKGGEARRESKLGEGNRHLGPLTPTHSAFHTGKTIMSRAGRRTRPNDNWLSAGSHTFDFHFNLPPRLPSTFASKIGHVSYFVQASCMGREHVLAKKRMYLLIQGTSDFHQENALQNPLLVEAEKKVSYNCCIQGTIRLQIQMEKNIFAPGEGIVFTTEISNHTGKRIKTVVFALYAHVRYEGFTPKAERRSREDSSELLRQEANTQIAPFDTTKIVSTLNLPQVLSVSSGTRDGEIMSTCYELVSTVHLPWSLTCVKAKVPIIVTRAPVDTAGCQPLEGAALPASQECQN
- the ARRDC5 gene encoding arrestin domain-containing protein 5 isoform X2; the protein is MTSKGGEARRESKLGEGNRHLGPLTPTHSAFHTGKTIMSRAGRRTRPNGEGPDNWLSAGSHTFDFHFNLPPRLPSTFASKIGHVSYFVQASCMGREHVLAKKRMYLLIQGTSDFHQENALQNPLLVEAEKKVSYNCCIQGTIRLQIQMEKNIFAPGEGIVFTTEISNHTGKRIKTVVFALYAHVRYEGFTPKAERRSREDSSELLRQEANTQIAPFDTTKIVSTLNLPQVLSVSSGTRDGEIMSTCYELVSTVHLPWSLTCVKAKVPIIVTRAPVDTAGCQPLEGAALPASQECQN